The genomic DNA CTGGGTTTTCAGCTTGTGAACGTTTTGACTGAACAGCTAAACGGGTCGATAGAGCTGGATGGCCGGAACGGCACTAAATTCACGATAGAGTTCCCGGCTTTTATCGAGTAAAGGATTAGCAGTCATTTCGAAAGTTATCGTGTTTTATAGCGTCTTAATTCAGGATGCGAATGATGCGAGGTCAATCTCATTTTTCCACTACAAAATCTTTGATGAGCGGGGTCTTGCTCAGGTTTTAAGAATGAAAAATGTGTCTTACTAAACGGTCTTTGAGATGAAGTTTTTATGGTTGTGCCTGTCGGATGGCAGGTAAACACATAACCTCACAGAAACACGGAAACACAAAATTTTTTTATGATCTTTTAAGTGCACAAAAAGCACTAAGAATTTACTCACTAAACCTCTAAGGCTCTAGTATCACCGTCAACGCTCTAACACCTCTAACGCTCGGCTCAACGCACTAACCTCTCTAATTCACCAACGCTAAAACAAGACCCGAACATTCCCCAAACCACAAAAGTTCAATATCCCGGTTTGTGTTCCCCTTGACCTGTAGCAGGGATATATTTGTCGTGTAAGCGTCAACCGTGCAGTTAAAATTTAGTGTTTTTGGAGAATGTTCGGGTCTTGTTTTAGCGTTGGTGACTTAGAGCACTTCGAGCATTAAGCCGTGCATTAGAGACTTTAGTGCGTTGACGGTGATACTAGAGCCATTTGTGGTTTGGTGAGTGAACCTTTGGGTTTTCGTGACCTTAAATTCTAAAAAAAATTTGTGGTTCTGTGTTTCTGTGAGGTTACGTGTCTGCCTGCCATCCGACAGGCACAACGGCAGAACATCGATCCCATAATAGATGTTACATGCAAATTTTTACAGAGACCATTAAAAAGTTTTTCATGGGAATGCACAATGACGACAAAGGTCATTAAGAATCCTTAAAAATGATATGCATCCCGGAACATCTCATCAGGTTTTTGCCTGTACTTCTCGACGTAATTCTTTTTCTATGCCGGAGCAGATATCTTCTGCATCCTTATTTACCGGTATGATTTCCATATCATTGTATCCCCGGGCTCCGATACCCAGATCGGCGGCTCTTTTGATCTGCTCTAGCTGGAAGACACTTCCGCCGGATATCTCAGGAGTGGTCCCAAATGATCTTAGTACTGCAACCCCTGTGGCATCAATAGCTACTCTATCGACGCTGCCGATCATTATTCCCGGCTCTATCAATTTCCCGGCTTCAGGGCCGCCATTCGAGAATGCTTTAATGCCGTCCATAATGACAAATGCGGACTTATAGGCAGTATTGATCTCGGCTATCATCAGCCTTTGATATTTTGAGCTATGAAGCTCGCCCATATAATTGTAACCGTCATCGGGGTCATATTTTGCGACCATGCCTACGCTGTTCTTAAGGGACATGGTAAAATTGCCACCGAACCTGTGTGTTTTCAGGCAGCAGGTCTGTACGATCGCGTCGGCTTCCTTAAAGACGCGGGGAAATAAAAAACCTCTTGCCCAGTGGCTTCCTTCAGGGTTTTCCTTGATCCAGTCGCCGCTTTTAAGCTCGTCCAGTATCACTATGTCGAAACCTTGCTTTTTCGCAAGATCTGTCACACCCATTTCCCGAAGGACTACCCGCGTGATACCCATGCCGCTGCGTTCCGGCATAACGATGCCGGCCGCATTATCTTTTAAAGCATCGATAATTGCTGAAAGAGTATCCAAATGAGTCGAAGCGGGAAAAGGGTCTGCGCTGTTAAAATTAGCTTTTATGGCGACACGTTTACCGGATAGCGCATCGAGGCTAAAATATTTTAGTAACAAATTTACCCCTTTTGCCCGATCATCTGTCTTTATGACATAGACTTTTGACCTGTTACCCGCAGGCAGAAGTAATACCTCCTCTTCTATATCGGTCTTTTCTTATGACACCGGATCAATAGATAGAGATTTACATTACATAGTTAAAATCATCATGGAAAAAAATAGCGTACGAGACCATACAATATGCTTAGATAATGCCCCATGTCGTTAAGCCAATACAAACACGCTTATTTAAGAAGTCTTTACGGACCTTATTTATTATAGAATTAAGCATTCAGGCATTAATGCCTTAACAATTAACAGCATGTTGATCCATAAAAAAAGTCCATGACATAAGACTATTTTTGTATGGCTAAGACTCTGGCGGAACAACAGGACGAAATGATATGGTCGGGGACCGAGTTCAGGGAGACTATACAGGGGTTACTGGTTCGTAGTTGTATCGCCGGCAATTCGTAGTCAGTATAAGTAAAGCTAATTAAAACCGGCCCTTATTTAATTATTACAGGCTTATCTTCTTTCTCCAGTATGACCCTCAGTTTCGAATAATCCTCTTTTATGTCGGCTTTTACACCTATACCGTCAAAGGTTTCTTCCAGGAACTCTTTTATGAAACGGCGCTGAGACCCGGGGCCCGTAAGTAAAGTATATTCATGGTCCGAGCCGTTAGACCTGCTGATCTTGTAAAAGTTACAGGTCTCAAGCCTCTTCATTATCTCTTCCGGCGTCATGCTTTTTTTAGAGAACTGCTCAGCATGGGACTGCGCGATCTCTTTATGCGTTTTCCAGAATGTATCATTGTCAGCAAGGTTATCCACGAGGTTGAGGAAAAGCATCCAGTGGTCAACGTCCAGTATAACATGTTCGCCTTCGCCGAGAAGGTTTACGTACTGATTTACTTTTATACGGTCATCCTTATCGATAGCCCTGTTATCATAATAGAACCTGACGGCCCGTCTTATGAGCTCGCTTTGAGAGACCTGCTGCTCGTCTTTCAGGTCTTCGAAATACTGGTATGTTCGTTCATCAAAAGAAATTGTAACCCTTATAGGAGACTTCATTGGAAGTATATTGCCTTCTTCAAGTATATTAACTTTATTAATTAGGGGTGTATTTTTGATCCCGAAAGGTCAAATTTTATGATATTATAACAGGTAGATTATGAAATTCGCTTAAAATTATTAAAATAATATATGCCGACATTTAAACAAATTCCAGAAAAATAAGTGTTTGTAGGCACGCCACATACAAATTCTTAATTTGAGTGTTTTTTCCTTAAGATACGTGAAATTGATAAAAAGTAATGTGATAATAATAAATATTATATTCCAAATTTATCTTTTATAACAATATTAACTTATAAAAACACTATAAAATAACAAAATAATTTAAAATTATACCACATTGATAAAATAAATTAAAATTATGACGAATATTAAAAAATCATACGTTTTATGAACGTTTATGAAATCAAAATTATGAGTTAATATTATATATGAGTTATAGGAATTTCTTATCCTATGGTGATGCTTGGTGCATAATTATAAAGCTCATAAACCCATCATGTTCGGATTATTACTTTTTGTTCTCATGGTATTGCTTGTCCAGCCCGCATCTGCGGGATCTGATGCAGGCGTCTCACAGGAACAATTCTCGATGCTCACAATGCTCGTAGGAGTTATTTTCTGGGCAATAATGTTCGCGATCATATTCTTTATGCAGTCCGGTTTCATGCTGCTCGAGGCAGGCTCGGTAAGGTCGAAGACCGCAGCACACATCGGTGCTAAAGTAATGATCCAGATAGGTATCGGCATTATAGTATTCTTCTTCGTAGGGTTCGCAATAAAGGGATTCGCATGGCCTGTTGCGTATATTCTACCCTATTCGGCGACACTGGCGGATGGCTCAAGCTGGAGCGGTGTGCTGGCGAACCTGCCAGGAGATGCGATAACAGGAGCGGTCGGCTGGGCCCTCAGCTCTACCTCGGCCCTCCCGTGGACGTTCATGGCAACTCCCGACATGTACATCTGGGCGTTCCTGGGTTCGCTCGTGTTCATGCTCACTTCCCTTGCAATACCGGGAACAGTTTTTTCCGAAAGGATGACTTTAAAGGGTCACGTATTATTCGTGATCGTTTATGCTGCATTAATATACCCGGTATTAGCCTGGCTGATATGGGGCGGCCTTGCCGGAAGCCCGCTGATAGATCCCAATAGCGGTATCCTGCAGACGGTAAACTCGATTTTTACGCCCGCGGTTGATTCGGAGCTGGGACAGAAGCTTATAGAGTACGGAATGGTAGCGGACGCGACCGGTAAACACTTCTATGCGCCATTGACCGATTATGCAGGCAGTATGATCCATATACTGGGAGGTATCGTCGGCCTTATCGGAGCATGGTACCTCGGCCCCAGAATAGGAAAGTTCATAGACGGCAGGGCTCAGGCGATACCCGGTCACAACATCCCCCTGGCAGTATTTGGAGCGCTACTTCTCGCGTTCTGTTTCTTTGCGTTCAACGGAGGTTCGGCCATAGCCAACTACTTCAGCGGACCATTAGGCGAAGGTGCCGGTGTAAGGGGATTGTATATAGCGGATTATATTTTCAGCGACCTCTGGTGGGTAGTGATCGTCACTACAATGTCAATGGCGGGCGGCGTGGTCGGATCGATGCTGGGCTCATCAGTATTAAAGCTTAAGCCTGATCCGCTGGTAATAGCAAACGGAATGCTTGCAGGCCTCGTCGCCATATGTGCAGGCACCGGTTTCGTGCACCCCGTCTATGGGCTCGTTATAGGCCTGGTCGCCGGATTCCAGTTCCCTCTAGTGTTGAGGTTCGTGGAAGAAACGCTGAAGATAGACGATGCGATCGGTACGATACCTTGTCACACGATGTCCGGCATAGTAGGCGTATTAATGGCAGGGATCTGGGGCCAGTTATTCTGGTGGGGAATCATCCCGATGGACTGGGTACACCCGGGAGGGAGCATGATAGGAGGCTCGTTCATACCAACCATAGGCATCCAGATAATCGGCATACTGATATTATTGATATGGGCCATCCCAATCGGACTGGCCGCGTTCTGGGTAATAGACAGGCTTGTCGGCGCAAGGGTAAGCAAGCAGGATGAATTGTGCGGCCTGGACATAGCGGAACATGGTGTGACCGCATATCCTGAGTTCAACAGCAAGCAGACGGACACTTGCCCGAAAACGGTAGAATTTGATTCAGAGGAGGCGTGATCATGAAGAAGGTCGAAGCGATAATCAGACCAACTAAGTTTGAGGACCTTAAGAGGGCTCTTGAAGCGGCCGGATTCCATAGCATGACCGTTACGGAGGTCAAAGGAAGAGGCAGGCAAAAAGGCATCGTACAGCAGTGGAGAGGCCAGGAATACAGGGTCGACATGATCTCAAAAATAAAAGTAGAGATCATTGTCGATGATGACCGGGTGGAAAGTCTGGTATCCACAATAGTCGATAACACCAGGACTGGCAATATCGGGGACGGTAAGATCTTTATCATACCCGTAGATAATGTCGTACGCATACGTACCGGAGAAAAGGATGGAGAGGCTCTTTAATGAGCCATCCTTATTTTTTACAGGTGGTCAAATCAGGAAAATATAAGTATCCTACGTCATATCTCAGTTATCATGAGCTATGATATTAACCGGATAGTCCAGATATTTTACATTATAGGCTTTATACTGTTGATGGTAGGCAGTGTATGGTTTTATTCCAGAGGGGATAATGTTGGAATGATGATCAATATTATCGCTGCGATATTAATTCTGATAGCTTCATATTTTAGATTCAAAAAATGATCCACTTTTTCACACCATTTAATTTTTTATACATGGCGACAAATGAGATCGCTCAAGTAAACAGCAAAGCATGCAAAGGCGACAAAGTAACATTAATATTTCACCACAAAGCGCACAAAGACGAACAAGATTGAAATATCTTAAATTATAAATCTAAAATACGTTATTAATTAAATATTGCCATATTAATAAATTAAATCATTAATAATAAGTCCATTTATCGATATAGTAATTTATTCTAATTAAAAGAGCCTCGAATCCTCTTTGTATACATCTTTTCATTTAAGTAGGCAATTATACTATTTTCGCAAGATAATTTGATTAATATATAGTCTAAAGTTGGAAATTAGGTGATACCAATGGCTAAAAGAGAAGAACGTGGAGAGATGACAGTAAGAGAAGCCGGAAGAAGAGGCGGGGAGACCACAAAGAGGACTCACGGGCACGAATTCTATGTTCAGATCGGCCACAAAGGAGGTCAAAAGGTAAGAGAGCTCATAGAAAGGGGGAAGGAACAGCAGCGCGAATAAAGATAAAGCGCTGATATAAGGCGGTCCAAAAGGGCCGCCATAAACTCCCGATATATTCGATCGATCAAAAACGAACCATATAACAATAAAAAGATATCTCGATAATGAAGATCAGGCTTTTTTGTATTCATCAAAGAGATACAGTCATTATGCAAGGCCATCATGACCTTATTTTTACCCAATTATGCAATTTAAATCTTGAGATACCAGAATAAAAAGAAATGTTTAAGTACATATGCCCCTACTAGAAAGCCGATGGACGACAGGCAACTGGCAGGTATTTGCGGCTTATATTGCGGCTGCTGTATAATCTATAGAGCTTATCACGACGATGATACGGAACTGACAAAGACGATCGCCGCAGGCCTTGGCATAGAAACCGGCAAGGTCAGGTGCGATGGATGCAGGTCGGAAAATAATAACTGCTGGACGGGTGAATGCGAATTCAAATCCTGCTCGGCGAAAAAAGGGGTCGAGTCATGCGCTTTTTGTGATGAGTTCCCCTGTAAGACCCTGAAAAAGTTCAACAAGAATAAATCGCCACACCACCATACATCCATAGAGAACCTTAAAGAGCTAAAAGAAAAAGGCATGGATAAATGGCTCGCGGACCAGGAAAGGAAATGGCTTTGCCCGTCATGCGGTATCACGCATACTTTCTATGATACTGAATGCAGATACTGCGGCCACAACTTCTAATTTTTTTATACCTGCGACAAATGTTTTTGCGTATGTGATCACTTTTGTCTCAGGGCTTTATTACTGCCTGTATACAATCCATAATTGGTCAAAATTAACACAAAGGCAACTAAGGGCACGGCTTTTTTCACCACAAAGCGCTCGAAGGGCTTAAGGGTCCGCATTTTTTTTTAAAATATGATAACATTTAAAAAGAAGTCCTTTGTGTACCCTTGAGCCCCTTATGCGCTTAGTGGTGGAAATTGGTGTACCTTGTTCGCCTTCCTGCGCTTCGTGGTTAACAAATTAGTGTACCTTAATCGCCTTCGTGCGCTTTGTGGTGAAAAAATTAGTCGACCTTTGAGCCCTTTGTGGTTAAATTGTGTAATCTTTTGTAGCCTTGTATAACAATTTATTTGGAACAAATCCTAAAAAACAGGGCCCTGTGCGATGTGATAATCCATATCACGATTACTTCATATACATAGAAGCGTTTCTAGTTAACTGGATAGACCTTAATCGTCGATCAAAAGACCTTAAATGCCATAACGATGGCGTATAGGCAGAACCGCCTGACGAATACTTTTGCAGAGCACTCTCATTTGCTTTAATTGCAAATATCACAAGATCGATAATAAACGATCTCAAGCTGGCGATCATATGGTAAACATAATATCAAGCTTTAAAGACCTGAGGACAAAGTTTGACAGGCAGGTATGGCTGCTGTTCGCAGGTATGATAATCAACGTATTGGGAACATCGCTGGTGATGCCCTTCCTGTCCATCTACATGTATGAGAAGATGAACATATCAATGACTGAGATAGGTATCGCGTTCTTCATCGCGACGGTGATGGGGGCCATATCGGCATACATAGGCGGAGCCCTGTGCGACAGATATGGAAGAAAGCGATTATTCATGATAGGGCTGATATTCCAGATACTGGCATATCTGCTCATTAGCGTCTCGATAGACTTTAAAGTGTCATATATCGGCATGGTCATGGTATTGACCGTGGCGTTTTTCATAGACGGGCTATACCGTTCGGTCCCGGAAGTGATGGTCGCTGACGTGGTACCTCCTGGCGACAGGGTAGAAGCATACGGCTTGCTAAGGATCGGAGCCAACCTCGGCTGGGTCATAGGCCCCATGCTAGGCGGAGCTCTCGCATTGTTCGCCATGTCATATTCTAGCATGTTCTATGTGACGGCATTCACGACATTCGTATATTTGCTCCTGGTCGTGTTCATGCTAAGGGATACTAAGCCGTCGTCGTCTGATAGCCGCTTGAGCTTCAGTGATGTGAAGAGGATAGTCCGGGATACGCCTTTCCTGTTATTTTGCATAATATCGCTGCTGATAGTCATCCCGTACTCCCAGATGTATTCGCTGCTATCGGTATACTCGTCAGCTTATATCGGGATGACAGAATTTGAGATCGGCCTGTTCTTCTCACTAAGCGGGATAATGGTCGCGACGATGCAATACCCGCTATCGCTGGTCGTGAAAAGATACAGGATGACGATGGCGCTGGCATTGTGCTGCGTAGTCTTCGCCCTGGGGTTCGGGATACTGGCGCTGGCGAAAATAAACCTGCTGGTCTATTTTAGCGTAGCAATTATTACGGTGGCGGAGATGATATGGTCCCCGGCATCGGCCACATTGCAGGCGAACATGTCGCCGGAAGACCGCAGAGGCAGGTACTTTGGGTTCAGCGGACTGGTATTTACGATGGGCTTTGCGATAGGTCCGTTGTTCGGAGGAGTTCTAAAGGACTCGTTCGAATATAATACCCAGTATATGTGGCTGGCAATATCCGGCATATTTATTGTCGGCTTGCTGCTATTCATGGGTTTGAACAGATATATACCCAAAGATAAGAATGTCGCAATGGTAGCCGTAAAAGATGAGGAGGCCGTCATTAAGGAAAAAGGAATTCCGCAGATAGAGGTCCCGAAGGCTGAATGACACACTATTCAGCCTTTTTGACCATACAATCTGTCCGGTATCCTGAAAAGGCTTTATTGTAAGGCTAAAAATAAATATCGGTATAAAAGCCAAATTTTAATCGGTGTCTTTAATAATTATTTTCGGTCGGATTCCCCTTTTCTGCCCACTCTTTAATGCCGCCCCGATATATCATGACATTCTTGAATCCCTTTTCAATGAACTTTTTAGCAGCGATCGTGCTTGCGGAACAATCATATCCGCCGCAATAGATTATTACCTCCAGGTCTTTGTCAAAGCTATTGATAAGCTCTTCAACCTCATTCGCAGGTATCGGCACAGCGCCCGGAATATGTCTTTCTGTGAAGTTGGTTAGACTGCGTGCGTCGGCAAGCAAATAAGGCTTTCTGGTCTTCATTCTCTTCTTTAGCTCATCGATGGCTATAGTACGCATCTGTTGTTCATACAAATCCATCACCTGATGAAATCTTGATTGGATGATAACGTTAAAAATATCATGTCGATTAATGTCGGTTATTTTAATAATAAACAAAATGTGAACGGCTTTAATTATCGTAGAAAATTGATCAGTATATGATAGCCTGCCATGTGCATATGATCGTTTAAGGTTTTTTAGTTCCAGTTATGCATGCGCATAGAATTATATATTTTAAACAAAATAATTAATATAAATGGTTGGGTGACACGATGTTCGTCGAGAATAGCGAGAAAAACAGGAATATATGCCGGTCATATTGCGGTACATGCCCCAGTTATGACAAAGAATGCGGGAAACTACTCTTCTGCTCATTAGGGAACATCAATACGGAAATAGCGAAAAAAGGATGTAAATGCGGCATGTGTCCGGTAGCGATAGAACATAAGCTTGACGGGAGCTATTATTGTATACATGGAAACCTGGATACGTTCGGTTAAATATATCCTTGATTTCCATATTTTTATTTAATAGTTAAACTCGCACGGCATATCCAGTTTCTCACAAATAAGTCTCATATCATCTTTTATGGATAAAAAGAAGCCGCTATCCCCGAATAAAGCTGACCTGCAGGCATCCAGCACTCCTATATCTTTATCCTTAAGATGATCCTCCAGTGCATTCCACATACCGGGCCGTAACCTCAGACGGTCGAACATGACTCTTTTTGCCCCGGCTTCTTTCGCGGAAAGTATGATGCTTTCAAGTCTATCCCTGTCAATTATCCCGGGCACTGCAGGGCCGATGAACGCCCATGTGTCTATATTTTCATCCGCCAGGACCCTCATCGCCTTTAATCTTCTGCTCACTGGCGGTGCCCCCGGCTCTATCAAAGAGCTTGATATATCGTCAGCAGCAGTTATTGTAAAACCGACTTCTTTTTCGCTAAACTCTTTAATGATATCCATGTCCCTTAATATAAGGTCCGATTTAGTCTGTATGCAGATAGGAAAGTCTTTAGGTAAAAGCACGTCAAGACATTTTCTTGTCAATTCCAGCTTTTTTTCCAGCTTTTGATACGGATCGACTACGGTGCTTATGCCGATAACTCCCCTGGGGGCCTTTCTTATCTCACGCTCAAGCACTACGGGAATATTCATCCTGGCCGCCGTAAACGTGCCCCATGGCTCACTGCCCTGGTAATGTAACGTGTATGGCGCATAACAATAGATACACGCATGCTCGCAGCCCATATACGGGTTTAATGAATAATCAAGCCCTTTGAGGGTTGACGGGCTTAGAGCTTTTTTACAGGTTATCTCAGTATACCTGACGCTCAAGTTCAGCCACTCCAAAAATCCGTCAGCCGTTTCTGGAAACGGGAATCCTTCAACACCGCGCTGTTAAGGGTCCATCGTTTGATAGGAATGTCGAATCTTGTCTGTATGTACATAAGCGCCCCCTCCAGCGTGTTGAATGATGAGTACGGGCCTTTCAGGGCGTTCCTTACATTCTCGCGGACGTTCCAGACACCTACAGGCATGATATATCCCGAATGGGCCTCACGCAATATGACGACTTTTGCCTGTCTCTTTTCTTTTAACAGATATTCTGAAGTTGCCAGCCTGGCAGCATAGTAGCATCCGCCTATCGAAGCATAAGTGTTCCTTCCTTCGTAGCCCTCATGGTCCGATATGATCATTATTTCCCGGCCCGCGGGATTCCAGACGGTGTCGGGATACCATGCCTCCACGAGCTCATAGCTCCACGGTTCCGGTGTCATAAGGACGATAAAACGGTTATCCAGCTGCCAGCTTTCAAAAACGCGATATTCGTTGATCAGAGGAAGCTGCCTTACCTCATCCATCAGCGTTTCGGATATGATGCTGTCAACAGCCGTAATGCTCTGTCTCGTAGGCACGATCTTTCGTGATCGCTTATGGCCGAAGGCGCCCATGCTGAACGCTTTCTGTATCCGTGTCACGAGAGTGTCATTATCATACATTTCCAGTACTGCATCCCTTGACCCCAGGTCCGTGTCATAATGGGCTTTCTCTATACGTTGATCCAGCCGGAAATTACCTATCTCGACGCTTTTCAGAGGGGCCGAAGGGCCGAAGGGCTGTACCTCGTCATCAAGCTCTATCCTGCCATACGGCTTTTTATAGAACCGGGCGTCGGTATCCACCGGGTCGGAAGACATCGATAAAAGAAGCATGTCATCCACTATCTTCCCGAATTTTTCAGGGCGCTTAACGTTGACCTTGAACAGCCCCCTTACGAGCGAGCTCC from Methanooceanicella nereidis includes the following:
- a CDS encoding MDR family MFS transporter; this translates as MQSTLICFNCKYHKIDNKRSQAGDHMVNIISSFKDLRTKFDRQVWLLFAGMIINVLGTSLVMPFLSIYMYEKMNISMTEIGIAFFIATVMGAISAYIGGALCDRYGRKRLFMIGLIFQILAYLLISVSIDFKVSYIGMVMVLTVAFFIDGLYRSVPEVMVADVVPPGDRVEAYGLLRIGANLGWVIGPMLGGALALFAMSYSSMFYVTAFTTFVYLLLVVFMLRDTKPSSSDSRLSFSDVKRIVRDTPFLLFCIISLLIVIPYSQMYSLLSVYSSAYIGMTEFEIGLFFSLSGIMVATMQYPLSLVVKRYRMTMALALCCVVFALGFGILALAKINLLVYFSVAIITVAEMIWSPASATLQANMSPEDRRGRYFGFSGLVFTMGFAIGPLFGGVLKDSFEYNTQYMWLAISGIFIVGLLLFMGLNRYIPKDKNVAMVAVKDEEAVIKEKGIPQIEVPKAE
- a CDS encoding rhodanese-like domain-containing protein translates to MYEQQMRTIAIDELKKRMKTRKPYLLADARSLTNFTERHIPGAVPIPANEVEELINSFDKDLEVIIYCGGYDCSASTIAAKKFIEKGFKNVMIYRGGIKEWAEKGNPTENNY
- a CDS encoding DUF3795 domain-containing protein, with the protein product MDDRQLAGICGLYCGCCIIYRAYHDDDTELTKTIAAGLGIETGKVRCDGCRSENNNCWTGECEFKSCSAKKGVESCAFCDEFPCKTLKKFNKNKSPHHHTSIENLKELKEKGMDKWLADQERKWLCPSCGITHTFYDTECRYCGHNF
- a CDS encoding DUF362 domain-containing protein, yielding MLLKYFSLDALSGKRVAIKANFNSADPFPASTHLDTLSAIIDALKDNAAGIVMPERSGMGITRVVLREMGVTDLAKKQGFDIVILDELKSGDWIKENPEGSHWARGFLFPRVFKEADAIVQTCCLKTHRFGGNFTMSLKNSVGMVAKYDPDDGYNYMGELHSSKYQRLMIAEINTAYKSAFVIMDGIKAFSNGGPEAGKLIEPGIMIGSVDRVAIDATGVAVLRSFGTTPEISGGSVFQLEQIKRAADLGIGARGYNDMEIIPVNKDAEDICSGIEKELRREVQAKT
- a CDS encoding ammonium transporter is translated as MFGLLLFVLMVLLVQPASAGSDAGVSQEQFSMLTMLVGVIFWAIMFAIIFFMQSGFMLLEAGSVRSKTAAHIGAKVMIQIGIGIIVFFFVGFAIKGFAWPVAYILPYSATLADGSSWSGVLANLPGDAITGAVGWALSSTSALPWTFMATPDMYIWAFLGSLVFMLTSLAIPGTVFSERMTLKGHVLFVIVYAALIYPVLAWLIWGGLAGSPLIDPNSGILQTVNSIFTPAVDSELGQKLIEYGMVADATGKHFYAPLTDYAGSMIHILGGIVGLIGAWYLGPRIGKFIDGRAQAIPGHNIPLAVFGALLLAFCFFAFNGGSAIANYFSGPLGEGAGVRGLYIADYIFSDLWWVVIVTTMSMAGGVVGSMLGSSVLKLKPDPLVIANGMLAGLVAICAGTGFVHPVYGLVIGLVAGFQFPLVLRFVEETLKIDDAIGTIPCHTMSGIVGVLMAGIWGQLFWWGIIPMDWVHPGGSMIGGSFIPTIGIQIIGILILLIWAIPIGLAAFWVIDRLVGARVSKQDELCGLDIAEHGVTAYPEFNSKQTDTCPKTVEFDSEEA
- a CDS encoding ribbon-helix-helix protein, CopG family, which produces MKSPIRVTISFDERTYQYFEDLKDEQQVSQSELIRRAVRFYYDNRAIDKDDRIKVNQYVNLLGEGEHVILDVDHWMLFLNLVDNLADNDTFWKTHKEIAQSHAEQFSKKSMTPEEIMKRLETCNFYKISRSNGSDHEYTLLTGPGSQRRFIKEFLEETFDGIGVKADIKEDYSKLRVILEKEDKPVIIK
- a CDS encoding Nre family DNA repair protein; the protein is MLDPGQTQHIFKECHSKNLLGEREGSLCVACKGTKMLCAKERCPILVKFYAKLKNMPKIDSSSIYGSAPGVFVGRHGYPQVSIGPLVPPVIGDTSEMDTPERWIGKTIDDIVGFRSSLVRGLFKVNVKRPEKFGKIVDDMLLLSMSSDPVDTDARFYKKPYGRIELDDEVQPFGPSAPLKSVEIGNFRLDQRIEKAHYDTDLGSRDAVLEMYDNDTLVTRIQKAFSMGAFGHKRSRKIVPTRQSITAVDSIISETLMDEVRQLPLINEYRVFESWQLDNRFIVLMTPEPWSYELVEAWYPDTVWNPAGREIMIISDHEGYEGRNTYASIGGCYYAARLATSEYLLKEKRQAKVVILREAHSGYIMPVGVWNVRENVRNALKGPYSSFNTLEGALMYIQTRFDIPIKRWTLNSAVLKDSRFQKRLTDFWSG
- a CDS encoding DUF2769 domain-containing protein; this translates as MFVENSEKNRNICRSYCGTCPSYDKECGKLLFCSLGNINTEIAKKGCKCGMCPVAIEHKLDGSYYCIHGNLDTFG
- a CDS encoding SPL family radical SAM protein, whose amino-acid sequence is MSVRYTEITCKKALSPSTLKGLDYSLNPYMGCEHACIYCYAPYTLHYQGSEPWGTFTAARMNIPVVLEREIRKAPRGVIGISTVVDPYQKLEKKLELTRKCLDVLLPKDFPICIQTKSDLILRDMDIIKEFSEKEVGFTITAADDISSSLIEPGAPPVSRRLKAMRVLADENIDTWAFIGPAVPGIIDRDRLESIILSAKEAGAKRVMFDRLRLRPGMWNALEDHLKDKDIGVLDACRSALFGDSGFFLSIKDDMRLICEKLDMPCEFNY
- a CDS encoding Em GEA1 (EM1) — encoded protein: MAKREERGEMTVREAGRRGGETTKRTHGHEFYVQIGHKGGQKVRELIERGKEQQRE
- a CDS encoding P-II family nitrogen regulator, whose protein sequence is MKKVEAIIRPTKFEDLKRALEAAGFHSMTVTEVKGRGRQKGIVQQWRGQEYRVDMISKIKVEIIVDDDRVESLVSTIVDNTRTGNIGDGKIFIIPVDNVVRIRTGEKDGEAL